The genomic interval TTGCTTCCTTCCGATGTGCTCATTCTGGATGAGCCTACGAACCATATCGATAATGATTCCGTAGCTTGGCTCGAAGGCATGCTGCAAAAACGCAGAGGCGCATTGCTCATGATTACGCATGATCGGTATTTCCTTGATCGTGTCAGTAACCGCGTCATTGAGCTCGATAAAGGCCAAGCCCATTTCTATCAAGCAAACTACAGTCGTTTCCTTGAGCTGAAGCTGGACCGCGAGGAGCGGGAAGCTTCAACGGAATCGAAGCGTCAAAATTTGCTGCGCAATGAACTCGCGTGGATCAGACGAGGGGCAAAAGCAAGATCAACGAAGCAAAAGGCGCGTATTGATCGCTTTGAGGCGCTTAAGGCAGATGCACCGAAGCAAGCTGGCGGGAAGATGGACGTATCCGTAGCTTCGACTAGGCTGGGCCGGAAAATCCTTGAAATGGAAAATGTGAAAAAAAGCTTTGGTGATCGGACGCTTATTCGCGATTTTAGCTATATTGCCGTTCCAGAGGACCGAGTAGGCATCGTCGGACGCAACGGAAGCGGGAAATCAACGCTAATGAAGCTGATTACAGGGCAATTAACGCCAGACGAAGGAACCGTGGACCTTGGTACAACAGTCAAGCTGGGCTGGTTCTCGCAAGAGCATGAAGAGATGGATCAGTCTTTGCGAGTGATCGAATATATCCGCGAGGGCGCTGAGCAAGTAAAGACGGCTGATGGCTCGACCATATCGGCGGGACAAATGCTGGAGCGTTTCCTATTCTCCCCTACGATGCAGTGGACACCGATTTCGAAGCTGTCCGGCGGCGAGAAGCGCCGCTTGCAGCTATTGCGCGTGTTAATGAATGCGCCGAATGTGCTGCTGCTCGATGAGCCGACGAATGACTTGGATATTTCCACACTTACAGTGCTGGAGGATTATCTTGACGATTTCCCAGGCGTGGTGTTCGTTGTCTCTCATGATCGTTATTTCCTTGATCGGACAGTAGACAAGATTATCGCGTTCGAGGGCAATGGCGTTATTGCACATCACACTGGCAACTATTCAGATTACCAAGCGTTTGTTGAGAAATACGGCGCTGGAACTACTCCATCAGCGGTTGCAGCCGATACCGCCGTTGCAAAAGCGGCTTCGAGCGCAGAGGTGAAGAGTTCAGAAGCGGCTGTGAAACCCGCGCTTAAGGGACGTACACTCAAAATGTCCTACAAGGATCAAAAGGACTTTGAACAAATCGATGGCTGGATTGAGGCTGCGGAAACCGAGATCAGCGAAATCGCCTCACGCATGGAAGCTGCAAGCAGCGATTCTGCTCGTCTCCTTGAGCTGGCAGCAGAGCAGCAGCAGCTGGAAGAAAAGCTGGAGAAGCTAATGGACCGCTGGGCAGAACTGAATGAATTGGCTGAGCAAATCTCTGCACAGAAGTAAACGAAACCGATTTAACCTAGTTGAAATAGAAAGGCGGCATTGTTCATGAGCAGCAATGAGATTCGTAATATTTATTGTATCGGTCGAAATTATAAACTTCACGCTTTGGAGCTTGGCAATGAGGTGCCTGATCAGCCGCTCGTGTTTACAAAGCCGTCGCATGCCATTGTTCCAATGGCAGGCAACACTGTAGATCTTCCCGGTAATGTAGGCGAGGTGCACTTTGAGCTTGAAATCGTACTGCGGATTGGCCGTGCTTATGAGCCGGGCATCGATCCAGAACAATGCATTGACGGCATGGCGCTTGGTTTGGACTTAACGCTTCGTGACGTTCAGTCCAAGCTGAAGGCTAAGGGACAGCCATGGCTTGCGGCCAAAGGGTTTAAAAACTCAGCTCCGCTTGGTGAATGGCTTCCTTACCCAGGTGCAGCGGCTCTTGCCGAAAAAGAGTTTGTGCTCTTGCGAAATGGCGAAGAGGCGCAGCGCGGCAATGCCAGCGATATGTTATTCAGCGTATCGGAGCTGATTCAATTCGTTGGAGAGCATTACGGGCTTGGCGCCGGCGATCTTCTATTCACAGGAACGCCAGCAGGGGTGGCTGCTTTGCATGACGGTGACCAGCTGCAAGCATTATGGGCAGGTACAGCTGTAGGCAGCTGCAGCGTAAAGCTTGTATAAGATCAATTGATTATCATTTCGCAGCAGCGAGTTTGTTTAGCGAACATCCATAGAATTGTATAAAAAGACAGTTCTTCCCTACTTGGAAGAACTGTTTTTTTATGCAACAATTTATTTAGGGGAGTGTGAGTGTAAGATGAAAGTCGTATGGATTGAGGATGAGCAGCAGCTGCTTCAGGAATGCGCTGATTATTTGCGGAAAGAATCGGTGGAGGTTTATGGCGCTTCCTCATTGACCGAAGCGGAGCCGCTCATTAAGCAGATGAATCCGGATTTGCTGCTAGTAGATTGGATGCTGCCTGGTGGAGCAAGCGGAATAGACATTTGCAAGCGTAATGAAAAAGAGTGGAAGCTGCCCTTCATTATGGTTACAGCCAAGGGTGATGAATTCGATAAGGTGCTGGCACTGGAGCTTGGTGCGGACGATTATTTGACGAAGCCGTTTGGGCTTCGTGAACTAAGTGCGAGAATTAAAGCGGTTATGCGCAGAGCAAGCAAGCATGGGGAACCATCCCTTCCTGCGCCTGACGAATCGATTATTTATAGAGGCCCGCTCATGCTCGATCAGCAGCGCTTCACAGCTGTGCTCAATGAGCACAGACTTGACTTGACCCGTACTGAATTTTTGCTGCTTTGGAAGCTCGCGGCAAATCCAGGCAGAGTGTTTACACGAACACATTTGATGGATGAGGCGCTTGGCGACGGTTTTCTCGGTTATGAGCGAACGCTCGATTCACATATTCGCAATTTGAGGCGCAAGCTGGAGGGCGGCGATGAGAAGCGTGAGCTCATTCAAACCGTGTATGGAGTTGGCTATCGCTTTACGGAGGAAGTACTGTGAAGAGCTATAGCAGTACAAGCATGCATCGTGAGAAACTTAGATTAGTTTACATATGTATGATTGCTGTCGTTGTTGCATTTATTTGTACCTTATGGATGATGAACAGTATCGATCGGACAGAGCTTAAGAAGATGCAGCTGTTTTGGAATGGATACGCCAAGCTTTTTTATGAGTCGACGGGAAGCTGGATCGGGCTTGAGGATCGGCTGCAGCATGATCGTTACATGATTTCCGGACACAAGTCGCTGTCCATTATCGTTTATGACAAAGATGCCATAACCGAGATAGCCACGCTGGCCATTAAGCAAAATACGGATAAAGACGCGCGGAAAATAGCCGTACTCTCAAATGGCTCGATTGTCGGGTATACGCAGGTATCGACTAGAGCTCAGAAACTTATAAGTATGAGAATGGTATTGCCGCCGCTGTTGCTCGCTATGTTGATATACAGCATTGGATTATGGGTTATTCAACGCTCGCACAATGTTTCAAAACAAACGGAGCGGCGAATAGCGGCGTTAATTTGGGAACGAGCCTCTTTATCAGCAAATAATCGTATACACGGGGACAAGCATCTCACGGATGCGCTCGATCAAATAGATGGGCTTGTGCGGCGCGTAGAACGACTAGAAACGGTTAGGCGAACGATGGTAGCTGACATTGCTCATGAGCTTCGAACGCCGATTGCAGTCATGCGGACGCAGCTGGATCATGCCATTCAGGAGGGATTGCCGCTGCCATTAGCGCGTACTGTATCGCTTCATGATGAGACGCTGCGTCTCACTAAGCTGGTTCGAGATTTACAGGAGCTTTCGCTAGCGGAATCTGGCCATTTGTCCTTAAGCAAAAGCTGGTTTTCACTTACCGCGCTAGCTGCGGCGGTTGCTGAGACGCTTGTCGTACAATCGGATGAACATACGATACAGGCAACGGTACAGATGGAGCATGATATTCGTATTTATGCGGATGAAGCAAGGATCAGGCAAATTATTATTAATTTGATTGGGAATGCGCTGCAGCATGCACGCCATGAGCTGCGAATCGAGCTTAGCTTAGAAGCTGGATATGCGGAATTGACGATTCTCGATGATGGTTTGGGAATTGAAGAGGAGGAGCTTGCTTTTGTTTTTGACCGCTTTTATAGAGGAGCTGGACAAGCTAGAGCAAGCAAACGCGGCTCAGGGCTGGGCCTTGGGCTCGCCATAGCGAAGCAATTCGCGCATGCCCACAGCGGAACGCTTGATGTGTCGAGCAGCTATGGCAAAGGAGCTGCGTTTACGTTAAGCCTCCCCATCATCAAAGACTAGCCATCTGCACAAGTTCTGCATATTTGCTCCATTAAGAATGCATATCGATTTGATAAAGTGATAGCATTCAATGGAACAAGGGGTGAGGATTGAAGAGATGATAAAGATAAAGGAATTATGTAAGACGTATGGCAAGGGAGAAGCAGCGGTCAGAGCGCTGCGGGACGTATCTTTTACAATTACTAAAGGAGAAATGGTATCCATTACGGGCGCCTCCGGTTGCGGCAAATCAACGCTGCTGCATATTATGGCTGGCATCGAGTCCAGCGATAAAGGCGAAGTATGGATTGGAGACGCGCCCATTCATTCATGGGAAGACGAAAAGATTGCTAAGCTGCGGCTTGCGAAAATGGGGTTCGTGTTTCAATCCTATCATCTCATCCCGGTGCTGAATGCTTGGGAGAATACGGCGCTGCCGCTCATTGCCGCAGGCAGTGATGCCAATAAGGCCAAAGCGAGAGCGCTTGAAGCGCTCAAAGAGGTTGGGCTGTCTGATAAAGCTAATCAATATCCTAATCAACTATCGGGCGGTCAAAATCAACGAGTTGCTATCGCTAGAGCTATTGTAGGGAGACCCGATATCATTTGGGCAGATGAGCCTACAGGCGCGCTTGATACGGAAACGGCGGATCAAATCATTGGCATGCTGGAGATGCTCAATCGCCATTACAACACAACGATCGTTATTGTGACGCATGATCAACAAGTAGCTGACCGAACATCACGCACCATTCGATTGCAAAACGGACGTGTTATTCATGATGGGGGCGTTTCGTCATGCTAACGTCTCGTCTTGTATGGCGAATGGCGCTGAGTCATCTGAGAAAACAATGGAAGCAGACGTTGATCACGATAATGGCTGGAGCCATCGGGGCTATGCTGATCGCTATTAGTGCCGTAAACTATGAATCGGTCGAGCGAAGCGGGGCAGCTTGGATTGAGAAGCATCTAGGCCCGATCAACTGGAAGCTAACGCCGGAGAAGCTTAATTCTGACGGTTTCTCCGCGGAAGAGGCTGCATTTTTAATAGACTTCTCACGAAAAAGTGACTATACGATTCTTCCCTATGTAAAGGCGGAAGCGGCTGTTTTTGCTGAGGCTGCAAATACGGGTGAGCAATCCATCCTGAAAAATATGCTGTTTATGGGCTTCTCTATGGAGGAAGCTGCAAGGTTTGATCCTGCCTATGAAAACTTATGGACAAATGGCTTGGCTGACGATGAGCTTATTATTAACCATGACACAGCCAAGCTTCTGCATGTTGACGTCGGTGACGCGCTAAAGGTTTCTGTCTCAGGCAAGGATAAGTTATTTCGCATTCGTGCGGTAGTAGAGCAGCGAGGACTCACTGGCTACCAAGAATATGGTGCATTTGCTGGTACAATAATCGGTACGGAGCAAGCAGTGCGTCAACTGTCTGGCCAAGCTGGAGATGGCTATGAGGCTATGCTGGCGGGAAACTCTGATGCATCTGTAAACTTGGGCGGCATGTTTTTTGTTTCAGGGCATACCTACAATGTAGAAAATTTGAAAAGCAAATATAAAAATGAAGTCGATGATATGAACTATTCGATCATTATTGGGATGATCAGTATTGTAGCCGTTATATCGAGCATGCTGTTTATGCGGCAGGTGCTGGTCATGATTGGCGATTCCAGGCGGGAGATGTACGGTATTCTACGAGCAATCGGATTCTCGCGAGACAATATATCTGCGATGTTCATGGTTGAAGCGCTCTTGCTGTCAGCAGCTAGTGCGCTGCTTGGTACGCTGATAGGGTTGTCTGGCGGTTATGGTTTGATTCAATTTTTTTATAGCTTCTATGCTGCGGATTTGTCTCAAATGGCTGGACTCGTTGTGCCGATTACAGCTCATGTTTCAATCCTAACAGCAGCGGCTGTATTTGCTGCAACCTTGTTGTTCCTTCTTTTCATTTCTGGATTAACAGCTCGCAAAGCAAGCAGATTCAATATTGTTGAAGCGCTGCGAGGGCCTTCAGCGGACGGCGGGACCCTGCGAGCGAAAGGGTGGAAACGAACGCGAAACCGCTGGGTAATCGTCGCAGGTTTATCCGCTACTTGTGTTCATTTTATATTTGCATTTATCGATCCGCCTGAATTAACGAATGACAACATGCTTACCATTGTGCTTACTTGGATAGCATCCGTGTTTACAGTGTTATTTATCGCGCTTAATGTAGTGGGGAAAATGACTGTCCCGCTGCAAAAGCTGCTGCGGCTTATTGGTGTTCCGCCGTTGTCCATACTGCTCGCTTTTAAATACCCGAATCAACATAAAGGACGAACGTACACAGCAGCGCTTTTATTTGCACTTGTTATGATGTTGATTGCATTTTTGGTTGGCATTACGCAGCTTATACAGGCTAGCGGGAATGTTGATCGCATAAATCAAACCGTCTTAGGTTTTGGTGGTTATGCTGTATACCAATCTGAGCTGGAGAAGGATAAAATTGAAGCGGTTGCCGCTGCTGACCCGTTGATACAAGAGCATATGAAGGGGAAAGTTGTCGTCGAGCCTTATATGCTTAGTATGCAGGAGAACGGCATAGCTCAAGCTATTATACCCGTTACGAAGGAGCTCTTGCTTAATAACAACTTTGCATTAAATGCACGATCGCCAGCGTTCTCAAGCGATGCTGAAGCATGGCAGGCTGTACTGAATGACCCTGCATATGTGATCCTGCCTGACTATTATAAAGAGAAGTTTCCTATGCCATTATTAAATCTCAAGGCAGGCGATAAGATTACGCTTCCTGTATATAAGAGCAAGCTCCGATCGAGAGAAGAAGCTTGGGTTCCGGCACAGAAACGAGATTTCATTATCGCTGGTTTTTTAAGTAACGACGCAGCTTCCGGGTTAATAGATTTCTATGGTACAACCTTGATGAACAAAAAAGTTGTAGATGAGCTGCGTACGCTTGGTCACAAATGGCCCAACCAAACCGATCTTGGCTTCGTTTTATTCCAATTTGATTATAAAGACATTAAGCTGGCTAAGGAGCTGGAGGAAAGATTTGCACTTGAAGGCGTACTGGCCTTTCATGTACCTTATGTACAAAATACAGCGGAGCAATTGATTAATAAACAAATTGGCTATGGATTCATAGGTTTTACGGTTATATCCGCTCTTATTGGCTTGCTAGGGCTTGCGATTATTTTGTATAGAGCCGTGCGCGAGCGGAGTAAACAGATCGGAATGATGCGCTGCATCGGCGTTCCCGGCAAGTCCATATTTTGGATGCTGTTTATCGAAGGTTTTGTTATAAGCTTGATGGGTTTGTTGTCAGGCTTAGCGATAGGCCTTAGCGGGGTTCATATGTTTGTCGAGAGTGTGAAAGAGGATTTGAAAGGCGATAAGTCGGCCCTCCTGTATGAGTATCCATTCGATATTGTTTTTCCCATTATAGCTGGCTTGCTGTTGGCCTCTCTGCTCATTAATATTACGCCAGCAAGGGCAGCACTCAAGCTCAAAGCGGTTGATGTCCTCAAAATGAGCAGCGATTAAAATGGATGTATCAGGCTAGAACACTAAGCAAATAAAGGAGCTTCGACAGTGAGTTTACTGCCGAAGCTCTTTTTGCATAGGACGAGCAACAATTATTTGCCATTAAAAGCGGTAAGCATCCATACATGCTTCTCAAGTGTCGTATGAATAGCAAGGAGCATGTCGGCTGTTGTTTCGTCGTCAGCCTTTTGTGCGGCCTCCATACCGTCTTTCAGTTCACCGATTAAGGTTGTAAAATCTTTAATCAATTGCTCAACCATTTGCGTCGCATCTTCTTTATTGGATGCTTCTTCAATGCTAGAAGTTTTCAAATAATCTTTCATGGTTGCGATAGGCGTACCCTTCACGGCAAGCAAGCGTTCAGCGATTTCATCGACATGAAGCGCAGCTTCTTCATAAAGCTCTTGGAATTTTGCATGCAAAGTGAAAAACTGGGAGCCCTTTACGTACCAGTGATAATTGTGAAGCTTGATGTAAAGTACGCTCCAGTTGGCGATTTG from Paenibacillus sp. FSL K6-3182 carries:
- a CDS encoding ABC-F family ATP-binding cassette domain-containing protein, whose amino-acid sequence is MHLLSVEHITKSYGEKLLFENVTFGVEDGDKVGIIGVNGTGKSTFLKVIAGLEQADSGTVSIGNRVTVRMLAQDPVFAPNETTLEHVLGGDSPQLRAVQAYAAAMEAIELNPSDVALQDKLIKANQLMDEFDAWQLESDAKMALSKLGINDFEAKVETLSGGQRKRVAMAAALLLPSDVLILDEPTNHIDNDSVAWLEGMLQKRRGALLMITHDRYFLDRVSNRVIELDKGQAHFYQANYSRFLELKLDREEREASTESKRQNLLRNELAWIRRGAKARSTKQKARIDRFEALKADAPKQAGGKMDVSVASTRLGRKILEMENVKKSFGDRTLIRDFSYIAVPEDRVGIVGRNGSGKSTLMKLITGQLTPDEGTVDLGTTVKLGWFSQEHEEMDQSLRVIEYIREGAEQVKTADGSTISAGQMLERFLFSPTMQWTPISKLSGGEKRRLQLLRVLMNAPNVLLLDEPTNDLDISTLTVLEDYLDDFPGVVFVVSHDRYFLDRTVDKIIAFEGNGVIAHHTGNYSDYQAFVEKYGAGTTPSAVAADTAVAKAASSAEVKSSEAAVKPALKGRTLKMSYKDQKDFEQIDGWIEAAETEISEIASRMEAASSDSARLLELAAEQQQLEEKLEKLMDRWAELNELAEQISAQK
- a CDS encoding fumarylacetoacetate hydrolase family protein; protein product: MSSNEIRNIYCIGRNYKLHALELGNEVPDQPLVFTKPSHAIVPMAGNTVDLPGNVGEVHFELEIVLRIGRAYEPGIDPEQCIDGMALGLDLTLRDVQSKLKAKGQPWLAAKGFKNSAPLGEWLPYPGAAALAEKEFVLLRNGEEAQRGNASDMLFSVSELIQFVGEHYGLGAGDLLFTGTPAGVAALHDGDQLQALWAGTAVGSCSVKLV
- a CDS encoding response regulator transcription factor encodes the protein MKVVWIEDEQQLLQECADYLRKESVEVYGASSLTEAEPLIKQMNPDLLLVDWMLPGGASGIDICKRNEKEWKLPFIMVTAKGDEFDKVLALELGADDYLTKPFGLRELSARIKAVMRRASKHGEPSLPAPDESIIYRGPLMLDQQRFTAVLNEHRLDLTRTEFLLLWKLAANPGRVFTRTHLMDEALGDGFLGYERTLDSHIRNLRRKLEGGDEKRELIQTVYGVGYRFTEEVL
- a CDS encoding HAMP domain-containing sensor histidine kinase, coding for MKSYSSTSMHREKLRLVYICMIAVVVAFICTLWMMNSIDRTELKKMQLFWNGYAKLFYESTGSWIGLEDRLQHDRYMISGHKSLSIIVYDKDAITEIATLAIKQNTDKDARKIAVLSNGSIVGYTQVSTRAQKLISMRMVLPPLLLAMLIYSIGLWVIQRSHNVSKQTERRIAALIWERASLSANNRIHGDKHLTDALDQIDGLVRRVERLETVRRTMVADIAHELRTPIAVMRTQLDHAIQEGLPLPLARTVSLHDETLRLTKLVRDLQELSLAESGHLSLSKSWFSLTALAAAVAETLVVQSDEHTIQATVQMEHDIRIYADEARIRQIIINLIGNALQHARHELRIELSLEAGYAELTILDDGLGIEEEELAFVFDRFYRGAGQARASKRGSGLGLGLAIAKQFAHAHSGTLDVSSSYGKGAAFTLSLPIIKD
- a CDS encoding ABC transporter ATP-binding protein produces the protein MIKIKELCKTYGKGEAAVRALRDVSFTITKGEMVSITGASGCGKSTLLHIMAGIESSDKGEVWIGDAPIHSWEDEKIAKLRLAKMGFVFQSYHLIPVLNAWENTALPLIAAGSDANKAKARALEALKEVGLSDKANQYPNQLSGGQNQRVAIARAIVGRPDIIWADEPTGALDTETADQIIGMLEMLNRHYNTTIVIVTHDQQVADRTSRTIRLQNGRVIHDGGVSSC
- a CDS encoding FtsX-like permease family protein; its protein translation is MLTSRLVWRMALSHLRKQWKQTLITIMAGAIGAMLIAISAVNYESVERSGAAWIEKHLGPINWKLTPEKLNSDGFSAEEAAFLIDFSRKSDYTILPYVKAEAAVFAEAANTGEQSILKNMLFMGFSMEEAARFDPAYENLWTNGLADDELIINHDTAKLLHVDVGDALKVSVSGKDKLFRIRAVVEQRGLTGYQEYGAFAGTIIGTEQAVRQLSGQAGDGYEAMLAGNSDASVNLGGMFFVSGHTYNVENLKSKYKNEVDDMNYSIIIGMISIVAVISSMLFMRQVLVMIGDSRREMYGILRAIGFSRDNISAMFMVEALLLSAASALLGTLIGLSGGYGLIQFFYSFYAADLSQMAGLVVPITAHVSILTAAAVFAATLLFLLFISGLTARKASRFNIVEALRGPSADGGTLRAKGWKRTRNRWVIVAGLSATCVHFIFAFIDPPELTNDNMLTIVLTWIASVFTVLFIALNVVGKMTVPLQKLLRLIGVPPLSILLAFKYPNQHKGRTYTAALLFALVMMLIAFLVGITQLIQASGNVDRINQTVLGFGGYAVYQSELEKDKIEAVAAADPLIQEHMKGKVVVEPYMLSMQENGIAQAIIPVTKELLLNNNFALNARSPAFSSDAEAWQAVLNDPAYVILPDYYKEKFPMPLLNLKAGDKITLPVYKSKLRSREEAWVPAQKRDFIIAGFLSNDAASGLIDFYGTTLMNKKVVDELRTLGHKWPNQTDLGFVLFQFDYKDIKLAKELEERFALEGVLAFHVPYVQNTAEQLINKQIGYGFIGFTVISALIGLLGLAIILYRAVRERSKQIGMMRCIGVPGKSIFWMLFIEGFVISLMGLLSGLAIGLSGVHMFVESVKEDLKGDKSALLYEYPFDIVFPIIAGLLLASLLINITPARAALKLKAVDVLKMSSD
- a CDS encoding Dps family protein yields the protein MTTPTTVQQHLNRQIANWSVLYIKLHNYHWYVKGSQFFTLHAKFQELYEEAALHVDEIAERLLAVKGTPIATMKDYLKTSSIEEASNKEDATQMVEQLIKDFTTLIGELKDGMEAAQKADDETTADMLLAIHTTLEKHVWMLTAFNGK